In Nocardia asteroides, the following proteins share a genomic window:
- a CDS encoding SulP family inorganic anion transporter, with product MVSTTQRPVDEGSVLAALRSPKRLRTEVLAGLVVALALIPEAISFSIIAGVDPSVGLFASFTMAVTIAVVGGRRAMISAATGAVALVIAPLVADHGLDYLIATVILAGVLQIVLSVVGVARLMRFIPRSVMVGFVNALAILVFSAQIPHLIGVPWLVYPMVVTGILVLVFLPKLTTAVPAPLVAIVLLTAVTLAFSLDVPDVGDEGELPSNLPGWLLPDVPFTLDTLRIIAPYALAMALVGLLESLMTAKLVDDITDTRSDKTREAWGQGVANVVTGFFGGMGGCAMIGQTMINVKTSGARTRISTFLAGAFLLILVVGLGDLVALIPMAALVAVMIMVSVGTLDWHSVSPKTLRRMPIAETTVMVVTVVVTVATHNLAYGVVAGVLTAMVAFAHRVAHFTEVDKVSEADTDHDGAIDTRVYKVRGELFFASSNDLVYQFDYVGDPANIVIDMSDAHIWDASTVATLDAVTTKYAAKGKTARIVGLNAASQARHGRLSGLLPGAH from the coding sequence ATGGTGTCGACGACGCAGCGACCGGTCGACGAGGGATCGGTGCTGGCGGCGCTGCGCAGTCCGAAACGACTGCGGACCGAGGTGCTGGCCGGTCTGGTGGTCGCGCTGGCGTTGATTCCGGAGGCGATCTCGTTCTCGATCATCGCCGGCGTCGACCCGAGCGTCGGGCTGTTCGCGTCGTTCACCATGGCGGTGACGATCGCCGTCGTCGGCGGTCGCCGGGCGATGATCTCGGCGGCGACCGGCGCTGTCGCCCTGGTTATCGCCCCGCTGGTCGCCGACCACGGGCTCGACTATCTGATCGCCACGGTCATCCTGGCCGGGGTGCTGCAGATCGTGCTCAGTGTGGTCGGGGTCGCGCGGCTCATGCGGTTCATCCCGCGCAGTGTCATGGTCGGCTTCGTCAACGCCCTGGCGATCCTGGTCTTCAGCGCGCAGATCCCGCACCTGATCGGCGTGCCGTGGCTGGTGTACCCGATGGTCGTGACCGGCATCCTGGTGCTGGTGTTCCTGCCCAAGCTGACGACGGCCGTCCCGGCTCCGCTGGTGGCGATCGTGCTGCTGACCGCGGTCACCCTCGCCTTCTCGCTCGATGTGCCCGACGTCGGTGACGAGGGCGAGCTGCCGTCGAACCTGCCGGGCTGGCTGCTCCCGGACGTGCCCTTCACCCTGGACACGCTGCGTATCATCGCCCCCTACGCCCTCGCGATGGCACTGGTCGGGCTGCTCGAATCGCTGATGACCGCCAAGCTGGTCGACGACATCACCGACACGAGGTCCGACAAGACCCGCGAAGCGTGGGGCCAGGGCGTCGCCAACGTGGTGACCGGCTTCTTCGGCGGCATGGGTGGCTGCGCGATGATCGGGCAGACCATGATCAATGTGAAGACCTCCGGTGCCCGCACCCGCATCTCGACATTCCTCGCCGGCGCGTTCCTGCTGATCCTGGTGGTCGGCCTCGGTGACCTGGTCGCGCTCATCCCGATGGCGGCACTGGTCGCGGTGATGATCATGGTGTCGGTGGGCACCCTGGACTGGCACTCCGTCTCGCCGAAGACACTGCGGCGCATGCCCATCGCCGAGACCACGGTCATGGTCGTCACCGTCGTCGTCACGGTAGCCACCCACAATCTCGCCTACGGTGTGGTCGCCGGTGTGCTGACCGCGATGGTCGCGTTCGCGCACCGCGTCGCGCATTTCACCGAGGTGGACAAGGTCTCCGAGGCCGACACCGATCACGACGGCGCGATCGACACCCGCGTGTACAAGGTCCGCGGCGAATTGTTCTTCGCGTCGAGCAACGATCTGGTGTACCAGTTCGACTACGTGGGTGATCCGGCCAATATCGTGATCGACATGTCGGACGCACACATCTGGGACGCCTCCACCGTGGCCACCCTCGACGCCGTCACCACGAAGTACGCGGCGAAGGGCAAGACGGCGCGGATCGTCGGATTGAACGCGGCCTCACAGGCCCGCCACGGCCGGTTGTCCGGATTGCTGCCCGGTGCCCACTGA
- a CDS encoding MerR family transcriptional regulator — MPTDSGGYLQIGQVADRTALSLKTIRHYDEVGLVQPSARSAGGFRLYTAADVDRLLVIRRMKPLGFTLAEMKELLEAIDVLDGDSAGTARRDQARTTLLAYRDKAADSADRLRRQLAYATEFTELLTERTSATPPV, encoded by the coding sequence GTGCCCACTGATTCCGGCGGCTACCTGCAGATCGGGCAGGTGGCCGACCGTACCGCCCTGTCGCTCAAGACGATCCGGCACTACGACGAGGTCGGGCTCGTGCAGCCCTCGGCCCGGTCGGCCGGCGGATTCCGGCTCTATACCGCCGCCGATGTCGACAGGTTGCTGGTCATCCGCCGGATGAAACCGCTCGGCTTCACTCTCGCGGAGATGAAAGAGCTGCTCGAGGCGATCGACGTGCTCGACGGCGATTCCGCCGGCACCGCACGCCGCGATCAGGCGCGAACGACGCTGCTGGCCTACCGCGACAAGGCCGCTGACAGTGCCGACAGATTGCGCCGTCAGCTCGCATACGCGACCGAATTCACCGAGCTGCTCACCGAGCGGACCTCGGCGACACCGCCTGTCTGA
- a CDS encoding GNAT family N-acetyltransferase, translating to MALTDLIETVESVEQLTVAWRALVLDRDPGADVRDLDGVAVRWADCRFAFWNAVTLTETGIGTQLLDRRLGEVAAVMRAKRQPGFLWLFEDLLDGEARAGLAAAADRAGLQYAFPGTGMSAELAGLAEPTHPDLTFVRVGTEEHLRAYADLNSAGYGFPLADGRDGLAGSALWTSGVHAWLGLRAGEPVTCAATVATQGRLFVVLVATAPTWQRNGYGEAVTRKALFEGIRATGLTRATLHATAAGAPVYPRIGFTPNSPIAFYQLAN from the coding sequence GTGGCGTTGACAGATCTCATCGAGACCGTCGAATCGGTCGAACAACTCACCGTGGCCTGGCGGGCGCTGGTCCTCGATCGTGATCCCGGGGCCGATGTCCGGGATCTCGACGGTGTCGCGGTCCGCTGGGCGGACTGCCGCTTCGCGTTCTGGAATGCGGTGACGCTCACCGAGACCGGTATCGGCACCCAGCTGCTCGACCGGCGGCTGGGCGAGGTCGCGGCCGTCATGCGCGCCAAGCGGCAGCCGGGGTTCCTCTGGCTGTTCGAGGACCTGCTCGACGGCGAAGCACGCGCCGGACTCGCCGCTGCCGCCGACCGCGCGGGGTTGCAGTACGCGTTTCCCGGCACCGGGATGTCGGCGGAGCTCGCGGGGCTCGCCGAGCCCACGCATCCGGATCTGACCTTCGTCCGGGTCGGCACCGAGGAGCATCTGCGCGCCTACGCCGATCTCAATTCCGCCGGCTACGGCTTCCCCCTGGCCGACGGGCGTGACGGGCTGGCGGGTTCGGCACTGTGGACGTCCGGCGTGCACGCCTGGCTCGGGCTGCGGGCGGGCGAACCGGTGACCTGCGCGGCGACCGTGGCCACCCAGGGGCGGCTGTTCGTCGTGCTGGTCGCCACCGCGCCCACTTGGCAGCGCAACGGTTACGGCGAGGCGGTCACCCGCAAGGCGCTCTTCGAAGGGATCCGCGCCACCGGTCTCACCCGCGCCACCCTGCACGCCACCGCCGCGGGCGCGCCCGTCTACCCGCGCATCGGTTTCACCCCGAACTCACCGATCGCCTTCTACCAACTCGCGAACTGA
- a CDS encoding MarR family winged helix-turn-helix transcriptional regulator yields the protein MDEKLTPDDLAGRLVDVFAQVGILYRQVYRKIEQDSLPVGISVGVRAVLELLAERGPMTVPEMGRAQALSRQFVQRMVNDAIAAELVEVRPNPQHRRSVLIALSAQGRAAITAVTSRELAVLRGVGGDLTAADIDTCLKVLHHLREPFTGVEFDHESGSESAGD from the coding sequence GTGGACGAGAAACTCACCCCCGATGACCTCGCGGGACGGCTGGTGGACGTGTTCGCGCAGGTCGGGATCCTGTACCGGCAGGTGTATCGCAAGATCGAGCAGGACTCACTGCCCGTGGGGATCTCGGTCGGGGTGCGCGCTGTGCTCGAACTCCTGGCGGAGCGCGGGCCGATGACCGTGCCGGAGATGGGTCGGGCGCAGGCGCTCAGCCGGCAATTCGTGCAGCGCATGGTCAACGATGCGATCGCGGCGGAGTTGGTCGAAGTTCGCCCCAATCCGCAGCATCGGCGTTCGGTGCTGATCGCGCTGAGCGCCCAGGGGCGAGCGGCGATCACCGCGGTGACTTCCCGGGAACTCGCGGTCTTGCGCGGTGTCGGCGGCGACCTGACCGCCGCGGATATCGACACCTGTCTGAAGGTCCTCCATCATCTCCGCGAGCCCTTCACGGGCGTGGAGTTCGATCACGAATCCGGGAGTGAGTCGGCGGGGGACTAG
- a CDS encoding alpha/beta fold hydrolase has protein sequence MTTWLSNDGHYDTLVVMRDEILRFESPEGVLAYRDTGGTGQPLVLLHAGFVDSGMFAPQLSVLRHRYRVIAPDARGHGESANATQPFRKVDDVAALLRHLHLTSVVAIGVSMGAMTAVEFALEYPHLVTGLIVSGRGIGEPDYREDWSRALIQAQADALARQDLNAWLDAFTRWAVGPYRQPAALDSALLCDLRAMAARTLAKHAATEPDYCVPVADVAPRAPLITVPVLAVDGALDSPELTATVDALLAAVPRGRRTTIDEAGHFPNMEQPTAYNTLVEEFVDQLVAATRHPPEIR, from the coding sequence ATGACAACTTGGTTGTCAAATGATGGCCACTATGACACCTTAGTTGTCATGAGGGATGAGATTCTTCGTTTCGAGAGCCCAGAGGGTGTTCTCGCCTATCGCGATACGGGCGGAACGGGGCAGCCGCTGGTCCTGCTGCATGCGGGATTCGTGGATTCCGGCATGTTCGCTCCCCAACTGTCGGTGCTGCGCCACCGATACCGCGTGATCGCACCCGATGCCCGCGGGCACGGCGAATCCGCCAATGCGACACAGCCTTTCCGCAAGGTCGACGATGTCGCCGCTCTGCTGCGGCACCTGCACCTGACCTCGGTCGTGGCGATCGGTGTGTCGATGGGTGCCATGACCGCCGTCGAATTCGCCCTCGAGTACCCCCATCTCGTGACAGGTCTGATCGTGAGCGGCCGCGGCATCGGCGAACCGGACTACCGCGAGGACTGGTCGCGAGCACTGATCCAGGCCCAGGCCGACGCCTTGGCGAGGCAGGACCTGAACGCCTGGCTGGACGCGTTCACGCGGTGGGCGGTCGGCCCGTATCGTCAACCGGCCGCCCTCGACAGTGCCCTGCTCTGCGACCTCCGCGCAATGGCGGCGCGCACCTTGGCGAAACACGCTGCGACGGAACCTGATTACTGCGTACCGGTCGCCGATGTGGCGCCGCGCGCACCGCTGATCACCGTGCCGGTACTCGCCGTCGACGGTGCGCTCGACTCGCCCGAACTGACCGCGACCGTGGACGCCCTGCTCGCAGCGGTGCCGCGCGGGCGCAGAACGACGATCGACGAGGCCGGGCACTTCCCCAACATGGAACAGCCGACCGCCTACAACACGCTGGTGGAGGAATTCGTCGACCAGCTCGTCGCCGCCACACGACACCCACCGGAGATCCGATGA
- a CDS encoding alpha/beta fold hydrolase codes for MDVSVEPAAQGGRGEPLVLLHDLGLSWHSWGRCVEGLTRAYAVWAPTLPGHWGGPAFEGAAAPSTMTDAVERMLDDAGLARAHLVGNGFGAWIAAELARRGRAGSVTLVAPLGLWHDAPSVAESITHELARRHAVSPFLALVRNPVAGAMTRRAALRSLTGRSAPALLDLCPTTRSRALITTVAPTHCTVTRAILRSPEFAEGWRPEAGPSPVTTVVTGGQDRLMHRSARELFPDPHIRAYHRLEHGRVPMLDDPDPIIRYIDAGAAAAPWLPGPSGGPKRTVRRTAR; via the coding sequence ATGGATGTTTCCGTCGAGCCGGCGGCACAGGGCGGGCGTGGCGAACCGCTGGTGCTACTGCACGATCTGGGGCTGAGCTGGCATTCGTGGGGACGATGTGTGGAGGGGCTGACACGGGCGTACGCGGTGTGGGCGCCGACCTTGCCCGGGCATTGGGGCGGACCCGCGTTCGAAGGGGCGGCCGCGCCGTCGACCATGACGGACGCCGTGGAGCGGATGCTCGACGATGCCGGGCTGGCGCGAGCGCATCTGGTGGGCAACGGTTTCGGCGCGTGGATCGCGGCGGAGCTGGCGCGGCGCGGCCGCGCCGGTTCGGTCACCTTGGTCGCGCCGCTCGGGTTGTGGCACGACGCGCCGTCGGTGGCGGAGTCGATCACCCACGAGCTGGCCCGGCGGCATGCGGTCAGCCCGTTTCTCGCGCTGGTCCGCAATCCGGTGGCCGGGGCGATGACCCGACGTGCGGCCCTGCGCTCGCTCACCGGCCGGTCGGCGCCGGCGCTCCTCGATCTGTGCCCGACCACCCGGAGCCGCGCCCTGATCACCACCGTGGCCCCCACGCACTGCACGGTGACGCGCGCTATCCTGCGCTCGCCGGAATTCGCCGAGGGGTGGCGGCCCGAGGCCGGGCCATCGCCGGTGACCACGGTCGTCACCGGCGGACAGGATCGGCTGATGCACCGGTCCGCCCGGGAACTGTTCCCCGACCCCCACATACGCGCCTATCACCGGCTCGAGCACGGCCGCGTGCCGATGCTGGACGATCCCGATCCGATCATCCGATACATCGATGCGGGAGCGGCCGCCGCCCCGTGGTTGCCCGGGCCGAGCGGCGGCCCGAAGCGCACCGTCCGGCGAACGGCCCGCTGA
- a CDS encoding nuclear transport factor 2 family protein, with amino-acid sequence MSETFEPGTGDRAQIGSLVVRYYSAVDEQRVDRALIDSVFTEDGRWIGPTGAVRVGRAVIAEQQAAAVRMFRATHHVTSDYLIDVAGDTARLRANLTAMHLWGAGSSDPAALESHFLAGGVFDGIAVRTDAGWRLSELRLRIVWRTGALPIHIDPESL; translated from the coding sequence ATGAGTGAAACTTTCGAGCCAGGGACCGGCGACCGCGCGCAGATCGGTAGTTTGGTCGTTCGCTACTACAGCGCTGTCGACGAGCAGCGGGTTGACCGAGCGCTGATCGACTCGGTGTTCACCGAGGACGGCCGCTGGATCGGTCCGACAGGGGCGGTCCGGGTGGGACGGGCGGTGATCGCCGAGCAGCAGGCCGCGGCAGTGCGCATGTTCCGGGCGACCCACCATGTCACCTCCGACTACCTGATCGACGTCGCGGGTGACACGGCCCGCCTGCGGGCGAACCTCACCGCCATGCACCTGTGGGGTGCGGGCAGCAGCGATCCGGCCGCGCTCGAATCGCACTTCCTGGCCGGGGGAGTGTTCGACGGAATCGCGGTGCGGACCGATGCCGGATGGCGGCTGTCGGAGTTGCGGTTGCGGATCGTGTGGCGCACGGGCGCGCTGCCGATCCATATCGATCCCGAATCCCTGTGA
- a CDS encoding PucR family transcriptional regulator, whose protein sequence is MHATSLPSSVSSLAAQLSTVVEPMTVELVRRIIATDPSYAGAGLLTEEQLRSTCLDNLTAIVGLLSGTQPLLLQSAREAGRIKAEQGIPVAALLHAYRLGGRLIWEELTARSAGPGDVRLHELATRLWEVIDLYSDAAVESYRETEVDLARADEQAQSRLIRTLFDDHSHSPGRILDVLRGLGLPDGGTFTVVTVDAQPAAVPTPTLSGALRTLGIRSAWDVRIDGVVGLMVAPAPSTMDRAGEVLSSIVAERVGLSTPFTTPHGIAAAVAESRQACRSIPPGSGGVVRFGERPVAHLLVTVPDAARRAATQILGPVLMLPPTERADLIAVLDAWYRCGGSAAAVAETLHCHRNTVRYRLRKIRDLTGRDTTDPRQSAELYLALGAITLLETPAPQA, encoded by the coding sequence ATGCACGCCACCTCGTTGCCGTCCTCGGTCTCCTCGCTCGCCGCGCAGCTGTCCACGGTGGTCGAGCCGATGACCGTCGAGCTCGTGCGGCGCATCATCGCCACGGATCCTTCCTACGCCGGGGCGGGCCTGCTCACCGAGGAACAGCTGCGTAGCACCTGCCTCGACAATCTCACCGCCATCGTCGGACTGCTGTCCGGAACGCAGCCGCTGCTGTTGCAGTCCGCGCGCGAGGCCGGGCGGATCAAAGCCGAGCAGGGCATTCCCGTCGCCGCGCTCCTGCACGCCTACCGGCTGGGCGGCCGGCTCATCTGGGAGGAGCTGACCGCGCGCTCCGCCGGACCGGGTGATGTGCGCCTGCACGAACTGGCCACCCGGCTGTGGGAGGTGATCGACCTCTACTCGGACGCGGCGGTGGAGTCCTACCGCGAGACCGAGGTGGACCTGGCCCGTGCCGACGAACAGGCCCAGAGCCGGCTGATCCGCACCCTCTTCGACGACCACTCGCACAGTCCCGGCCGGATCCTGGATGTCTTGCGCGGCCTCGGCCTGCCCGACGGTGGCACCTTCACGGTGGTGACCGTCGACGCCCAGCCCGCCGCGGTGCCGACGCCCACCCTCAGCGGCGCGCTGCGCACCCTTGGTATCCGGTCGGCATGGGATGTGCGGATCGACGGCGTGGTGGGGCTGATGGTCGCGCCCGCCCCGTCGACGATGGACCGCGCGGGCGAGGTGCTGTCCTCGATCGTCGCCGAGCGGGTCGGTCTCAGTACGCCGTTCACCACGCCGCACGGCATCGCCGCCGCCGTCGCCGAGTCCCGGCAGGCCTGTCGCTCGATTCCACCCGGTTCGGGCGGTGTGGTCCGCTTCGGCGAACGCCCGGTCGCCCATCTGCTGGTCACGGTTCCGGACGCCGCCCGCCGTGCCGCCACCCAGATCCTGGGGCCGGTCCTGATGCTGCCCCCGACCGAGCGCGCCGATCTGATCGCCGTCCTCGACGCCTGGTACCGCTGCGGTGGGTCCGCGGCCGCCGTGGCCGAAACCTTGCACTGCCACCGCAACACCGTCCGCTACCGCCTCCGCAAGATCCGCGACCTCACCGGCCGCGACACCACCGACCCCCGTCAATCCGCGGAACTGTATCTGGCCCTCGGCGCCATCACCCTGCTCGAAACACCTGCCCCGCAGGCGTGA
- a CDS encoding aldehyde dehydrogenase family protein — MQTEQVAAETAVDAALADLAEGELAWARLPLAGRRALLDRTLELTRGHAGEWVETAAAIKGLAPGSPLLGEEWMSGPYALASALRVLSHTLAELEQGRSPLSKAKFGAAGDRVTVGVLPTGVFDELLLNGFSAEVWLRRGVSSAAAKAEAGLAQRDPSRTGGIGAVLGAGNITSIAPLDTLYELIAHNRVVALKLNPVTDPLRPVLEKVLAPLIEAGVVRVLTGGPEVGAYLVAHERVAHVHMTGSAATHDAIVWGVGADAETRKKAGTPLLDKPISSELGGVSPTIVLPGVWSKADLAYQAEHIATQRLHNGGYNCVAAQAVIISADWPQKAEFLAALRAAVDRAPARPAYYPGSTDRSADARAGYPAAESLGPEGGRLLITGLTTAPDEQLLTREYFAPVLGVVEIPGSEADFARTAADTANERFIGTLGANIVAHPATIAALGAEFDDLVARLRYGTIAVNAWTAVGYLTPTAAWGAFPGHTLDDVQSGIGIVHNAWLIDQVERTVVRGPFRPAPRSLLRGEWTLAPKPPWFVTNRTAATTGRLLTDFAAEPRWSALPAIFASALRG, encoded by the coding sequence GTGCAGACAGAACAGGTTGCCGCCGAGACGGCCGTCGATGCCGCGTTGGCCGATCTCGCCGAGGGCGAGCTGGCCTGGGCTCGCCTGCCGCTGGCGGGCCGCCGCGCGCTGCTCGATCGCACCCTCGAACTCACCCGCGGCCACGCGGGGGAATGGGTGGAGACCGCGGCGGCGATCAAGGGTCTCGCGCCCGGGTCGCCACTGCTCGGCGAGGAGTGGATGTCGGGGCCCTATGCCCTGGCCTCCGCGCTGCGCGTGCTGTCGCACACGCTGGCCGAGCTCGAACAGGGCCGCAGCCCCCTCTCGAAGGCGAAGTTCGGTGCCGCCGGTGATCGGGTGACGGTCGGTGTGCTGCCCACCGGCGTCTTCGACGAGCTGCTGCTGAACGGCTTCAGCGCCGAGGTGTGGCTGCGGCGGGGCGTCAGCAGTGCCGCCGCCAAGGCCGAAGCCGGTCTGGCCCAACGGGATCCGTCCCGGACCGGCGGTATCGGCGCGGTCCTCGGCGCCGGCAACATCACGTCCATCGCCCCGCTGGACACCCTCTACGAACTGATCGCGCACAACCGGGTGGTGGCGCTCAAGCTCAACCCGGTCACCGATCCGCTGCGCCCGGTCCTGGAGAAGGTGCTCGCGCCGCTGATCGAGGCGGGCGTGGTTCGGGTGCTCACCGGCGGCCCCGAGGTCGGCGCCTACCTGGTGGCGCACGAGCGCGTCGCGCACGTCCACATGACCGGCAGCGCCGCCACCCACGACGCGATCGTCTGGGGCGTCGGCGCGGACGCCGAGACGCGCAAGAAGGCGGGAACGCCGCTGCTGGACAAGCCGATCAGCAGCGAACTCGGTGGTGTGTCGCCGACCATCGTGCTGCCCGGGGTATGGAGCAAGGCCGACCTCGCCTACCAGGCCGAGCACATCGCGACCCAGCGCCTGCACAACGGCGGCTACAACTGTGTGGCCGCCCAGGCCGTGATCATCTCGGCGGACTGGCCGCAGAAGGCGGAGTTCCTCGCCGCCCTGCGCGCGGCGGTCGACCGGGCGCCCGCGCGACCGGCGTACTACCCGGGCAGCACGGACCGTTCCGCCGACGCCCGCGCCGGCTACCCCGCCGCCGAATCGCTCGGACCGGAAGGCGGACGGTTGCTGATCACGGGACTGACCACAGCGCCCGACGAGCAGCTGCTGACGCGAGAGTACTTCGCCCCGGTGCTCGGCGTGGTCGAGATCCCCGGCAGCGAAGCCGACTTCGCGCGCACCGCGGCCGACACCGCCAACGAGCGATTCATCGGGACGCTGGGTGCGAACATCGTCGCCCACCCGGCCACGATCGCCGCGCTCGGCGCCGAGTTCGACGACCTCGTCGCGCGACTGCGCTACGGAACCATCGCCGTCAACGCGTGGACCGCGGTCGGCTACCTCACGCCCACCGCCGCCTGGGGCGCGTTCCCCGGCCACACCCTCGACGATGTGCAGAGCGGGATCGGCATCGTGCACAACGCGTGGCTGATCGACCAGGTCGAGCGCACCGTGGTCCGTGGCCCGTTCCGTCCGGCCCCGCGCTCGCTGCTGCGCGGCGAATGGACTCTCGCGCCGAAACCGCCGTGGTTCGTCACCAACCGCACCGCCGCCACCACCGGCCGCCTGCTCACCGATTTCGCCGCCGAGCCCCGCTGGAGTGCCCTGCCCGCGATCTTCGCCTCCGCGCTGCGCGGCTGA
- a CDS encoding GMC family oxidoreductase, with translation MSTETIPSTTADYVVVGTGSAGAVVAARLSERSRDQVVALEAGAADRVNFAHIPAAFSKLFQSDYDWNYLTTPQAQLGNRRIFYPRGKLLGGSSSMNAMMWVRGFAADYEEWGRLAGPGWSWANIVDYFTRIETVEDATDPAHGRGGPLRVSRQRSPRSWTSDFLTAAEHAGFKQEPANSSQPEGFSRTMVTQDRGARCSTADAYLKPARKRANLSVLTGAHATRVLFEGTRAVGVEYRTEAGTRIVRARKEVVLCGGAINTPQLLMLSGIGDERQLRDRGIAVQHHLPQVGRNLTDHLVCLLGFAADSDTLFDAEKPLQLANYLLRRRGMLTSNVGEAYGFVRSRPDLELPDLEIIFGPAPFYDEGIGTAPGHGVAIGPILLRPESRGTVTLSSANPLDKAFVDPNYLSDSQGADRAAMLAGLRVAHRIATAEPLGTRLGGFLQPKQAQPTVEETLEEALTWHAHTLYHPVGTCRMGNDPASVVTPELRVRGVANLRVADASVMPSIIRGHTHAPTVVIGEKAADAILTAG, from the coding sequence ATGAGTACCGAAACCATTCCGAGCACCACCGCCGACTACGTCGTGGTCGGGACCGGCTCGGCCGGCGCCGTCGTCGCCGCCCGCCTCAGCGAACGTTCCCGCGACCAGGTCGTCGCCCTGGAGGCCGGAGCCGCCGACCGCGTCAACTTCGCTCACATCCCCGCCGCCTTCTCCAAGCTGTTCCAGAGCGACTACGACTGGAACTACCTGACCACGCCGCAGGCCCAGCTCGGCAACCGGCGGATCTTCTATCCGCGTGGGAAGCTGCTGGGCGGTTCGTCGTCGATGAACGCGATGATGTGGGTGCGTGGCTTTGCCGCCGACTACGAGGAATGGGGCAGGCTGGCCGGTCCGGGCTGGTCCTGGGCGAACATCGTCGACTACTTCACCCGCATCGAGACCGTCGAGGATGCCACCGATCCCGCGCACGGCCGCGGTGGCCCGCTGCGCGTCTCCCGGCAGCGCAGCCCCCGATCCTGGACCTCGGACTTCCTGACCGCCGCCGAGCATGCCGGGTTCAAACAGGAACCGGCGAATTCGTCGCAGCCGGAAGGTTTCTCGCGCACGATGGTCACCCAGGACCGGGGCGCGCGTTGCAGCACCGCCGACGCCTACCTGAAGCCCGCGCGGAAACGGGCCAACCTGTCGGTGCTCACCGGCGCGCACGCCACCCGGGTGCTGTTCGAAGGTACCCGCGCGGTCGGCGTCGAGTACCGCACCGAGGCCGGCACCCGGATCGTGCGGGCCCGCAAGGAAGTCGTGCTGTGCGGCGGCGCGATCAACACGCCGCAGCTGCTCATGCTCTCGGGCATCGGTGACGAACGGCAGTTGCGGGACCGGGGCATCGCGGTGCAGCACCACCTGCCCCAGGTCGGCCGCAACCTGACCGACCACCTGGTCTGCCTGCTCGGTTTCGCCGCCGACTCCGACACCCTCTTCGACGCGGAGAAGCCGCTGCAACTGGCGAATTATCTGCTCCGCAGGCGCGGCATGCTCACGTCCAATGTCGGCGAGGCCTACGGTTTCGTGCGCAGCCGCCCCGATCTCGAGCTGCCCGATCTGGAGATCATCTTCGGCCCCGCGCCCTTCTACGACGAAGGCATCGGGACCGCACCCGGCCACGGCGTCGCGATCGGTCCCATCCTGCTGCGTCCCGAGAGCCGCGGCACCGTCACCCTGTCCTCGGCCAACCCGCTGGACAAGGCCTTCGTCGACCCGAACTACCTGTCCGACAGTCAGGGCGCGGACCGGGCCGCCATGCTCGCGGGACTGCGCGTCGCCCACCGCATCGCCACCGCCGAGCCGCTCGGCACCCGGCTGGGCGGCTTCCTCCAGCCGAAGCAGGCGCAGCCGACGGTCGAGGAAACCCTCGAGGAAGCTCTCACCTGGCACGCGCACACCCTCTACCACCCGGTCGGGACCTGCCGGATGGGCAACGACCCGGCCAGCGTGGTCACCCCCGAACTCCGCGTCCGCGGCGTCGCCAACCTCCGCGTCGCCGACGCCTCGGTCATGCCGTCGATCATCCGCGGCCACACCCACGCCCCCACGGTGGTCATCGGAGAAAAAGCCGCCGACGCCATCCTGACCGCGGGCTGA
- a CDS encoding histone-like nucleoid-structuring protein Lsr2, which translates to MARKVVVTLIDDFDGTSVAEETVAFEFDGVAYEIDLSSANAAALRKSFDEWIAHARKIGRAKNSTRRSEAKAPAKPAARRNDLSAIRAWASENGHAVSTRGRISADIIAAYEKASAA; encoded by the coding sequence ATGGCTCGCAAGGTTGTTGTCACACTGATCGACGACTTCGACGGCACCTCGGTCGCCGAGGAAACCGTCGCGTTCGAATTCGACGGCGTCGCCTACGAAATCGACCTGTCCTCCGCCAATGCCGCCGCACTGCGCAAATCCTTCGACGAATGGATCGCGCACGCCCGCAAGATCGGCCGAGCCAAGAACTCCACGCGCCGATCCGAGGCCAAGGCCCCCGCCAAGCCCGCGGCCCGCCGCAACGACCTGAGCGCCATCCGCGCCTGGGCCAGCGAGAACGGCCACGCCGTCTCCACCCGCGGCCGCATCTCCGCCGACATCATCGCCGCCTACGAGAAGGCCTCGGCCGCTTAG